A region from the Prevotella melaninogenica genome encodes:
- a CDS encoding peptidase M26 — MKQQNIIQRLSLFLLALVLTMPTWAQGGSGNESETITIASKEDWKAFCNRVNSGQTTLNAKLTKDVDLGSDIVMAGTEDLNSPSYNAFFYYTGTFDGQGHTLSFNWNAGKDNQIAPFAFVKDATIKNLRTQGKITTKGYNLSGMVYGAFGTTTLTGCISDVDITGGRSGLASSNAAGMVQAVAYQASVHITDCLVKGSITDNADESDRAMAGFVFYNGGTYTLTRCLYVGKNNATNDKYSKTFGKDGYGATFTDCYYLNPCGKVQGDKITEAQLKNGYVAYKLQKGIESQVWGQTLGTDTIPQPTTDATKRVYEVKFVYNGEVKATRYANSGKTVELPTAQDLLGTGYNPHHYYAIAFADGFNASTTVTADRQVTVSITEKDCYEIASKADWQAFCALVEDGQTAVDAKMTKDVNLETDITMAGTANKPYAGTFDGQNHTLTVNWDAGSANDVAPFGRVNGATIKNLRTEGSIRSNSFYLSGLIDEAAGGNITVANCVSAVNITSSYTSDRCGAGGLISYIFPSARVTITDCLVKGSIDATTEKGQKGMGGFVYSQNGTCTLTRCLYAGTNNADNSNNNCYTFAPTNTSGATTTLNNCYYLNTCGEAQGTQVTKEQLKNGYVAHKLQGTREETVWGQVLGTDTIPQPTAEAAKQVYEVKFTLNGKVKAMRYANRGQTVSLPTVQELLGADYAPNITYALSFEGDFSASSTVTGNTTVVANVVFKDISIATKDDWKKFGELVRSGEGKLNARLTADIDLGGDFLKIGSESTGYSGTFDGQGHTITIDWNGNGGGYIALFPSVTNATIKNLRVTGQMTSDSEPLGVFAFEAGGNTTFSGCVSDVKITNGDKNDTYCAAGMVRAAYSKGKITFKDCIVAGDLNGTTDNSRQGMGGFVCGQADDATCTFDNCLYTGTNNSKGGYTFAPNPTLNNCYYLNPCGTAQGERIVEKQLKSGEVTKKLQGDRTDSCHWAQVLGEWPGLYCETDKAKPNYVYYNKENNGWTCDDFRLTDGQSLPIGLDFTAAKASYERTLAAGKATLCLPYDLPVQGFKAYTLADRQESRTAVHFKEVNGTLGAYRPYLLVADGTPQLGGENLQVKADRSSIVLSAGNYYFKGAVHDVVNWWLTSDHAYILQADGLFHKVTSNNPSVTVPAYRAYISYNSHEGAKRLSIVFDGETTGIYGTTDGATDGAADGAVYNLQGQRVADRLDDSVRRQIPTGVYIVNGRKVIVK; from the coding sequence ATGAAACAACAAAACATCATTCAGAGGCTCAGCCTCTTCTTGCTTGCCCTCGTGCTGACGATGCCGACGTGGGCGCAGGGCGGCTCCGGAAACGAGAGCGAGACCATTACGATTGCATCGAAAGAAGACTGGAAAGCGTTTTGCAATCGGGTGAACAGCGGACAGACCACCCTCAACGCCAAGCTGACAAAGGACGTGGACCTCGGCTCGGACATTGTGATGGCAGGAACAGAAGACCTCAATTCCCCTTCCTATAATGCCTTTTTCTATTACACCGGCACGTTCGACGGACAGGGACATACGCTCTCGTTCAACTGGAATGCGGGCAAAGATAACCAAATCGCCCCCTTCGCGTTTGTGAAGGACGCCACGATCAAGAACCTGCGCACCCAAGGGAAGATCACGACGAAGGGTTACAACTTGTCCGGAATGGTTTATGGAGCCTTTGGCACCACCACCCTCACGGGCTGCATCAGCGACGTGGACATCACGGGGGGGCGCAGTGGTTTGGCTTCATCCAATGCCGCGGGCATGGTTCAAGCTGTAGCCTACCAGGCCTCGGTTCATATCACCGACTGCCTCGTCAAAGGCAGCATCACCGACAATGCGGATGAAAGCGACAGAGCAATGGCCGGCTTTGTCTTTTATAATGGTGGCACCTACACGCTGACTCGCTGCCTCTACGTCGGCAAGAACAACGCCACCAACGACAAATACAGCAAAACCTTCGGCAAGGACGGCTACGGCGCCACCTTCACCGACTGCTACTACCTCAACCCCTGCGGCAAAGTGCAGGGCGATAAGATCACCGAGGCGCAGCTGAAGAACGGCTACGTAGCCTATAAGTTGCAGAAGGGCATAGAGTCGCAGGTGTGGGGACAGACGCTCGGCACCGACACCATTCCGCAGCCTACCACCGACGCCACGAAGCGGGTGTACGAGGTAAAGTTCGTCTACAACGGCGAGGTGAAGGCAACGCGCTATGCCAACAGCGGAAAGACCGTCGAGCTGCCCACGGCGCAGGACCTCTTAGGCACGGGCTACAACCCTCATCATTATTATGCCATCGCCTTTGCCGACGGCTTCAACGCCTCCACCACCGTAACAGCCGACAGGCAGGTGACAGTAAGCATCACCGAAAAAGACTGCTACGAAATCGCGTCGAAGGCTGACTGGCAGGCGTTCTGCGCCCTCGTGGAAGACGGACAGACCGCCGTTGATGCGAAGATGACGAAGGACGTCAACCTCGAAACGGACATCACGATGGCGGGAACTGCCAACAAGCCCTATGCCGGCACGTTCGACGGGCAGAACCACACGCTCACCGTCAACTGGGATGCCGGCTCGGCCAACGACGTCGCCCCCTTCGGGAGAGTGAATGGCGCCACCATCAAGAACCTGCGCACCGAAGGCTCCATCCGGTCGAACAGTTTCTATCTGTCGGGACTGATTGACGAAGCGGCTGGCGGCAACATCACCGTCGCGAACTGCGTCAGCGCGGTGAACATCACGAGCAGCTATACCAGCGACAGATGCGGGGCTGGAGGCTTGATTTCCTATATATTCCCCAGTGCCCGCGTCACCATCACCGACTGCCTCGTCAAGGGCAGTATCGACGCCACCACCGAGAAAGGGCAGAAAGGCATGGGCGGATTTGTATATAGCCAGAACGGCACCTGCACGCTGACCCGCTGCCTCTACGCCGGCACGAACAACGCGGACAACAGCAACAACAATTGTTACACCTTCGCCCCGACCAATACCTCCGGCGCCACCACCACCCTCAACAACTGCTACTACCTCAACACCTGCGGCGAGGCACAGGGCACGCAGGTAACCAAGGAGCAACTCAAGAACGGCTATGTGGCTCATAAGTTGCAGGGCACGCGCGAGGAAACCGTGTGGGGACAGGTGCTCGGCACCGACACCATTCCGCAGCCCACCGCCGAGGCTGCAAAACAGGTGTACGAGGTGAAGTTCACTCTCAACGGCAAGGTGAAGGCCATGCGCTACGCTAACCGCGGCCAGACCGTCAGCCTGCCCACCGTGCAGGAGCTGCTCGGTGCTGACTACGCTCCCAACATTACCTACGCGCTCAGCTTTGAGGGCGACTTCTCGGCGTCCTCTACCGTTACCGGCAACACCACCGTGGTGGCAAACGTGGTCTTCAAAGACATCAGCATCGCCACCAAGGACGACTGGAAGAAGTTCGGCGAGCTCGTAAGATCCGGGGAGGGAAAACTCAACGCCAGGCTCACCGCCGACATCGACCTCGGCGGGGACTTCCTGAAAATAGGCAGCGAGAGCACCGGCTATTCCGGCACCTTCGACGGACAGGGGCACACCATCACGATCGATTGGAACGGTAACGGCGGTGGTTACATCGCGCTGTTCCCCTCTGTAACAAATGCCACCATCAAGAACCTGCGCGTAACGGGGCAGATGACGTCCGACAGCGAGCCTTTGGGCGTATTTGCTTTCGAGGCGGGTGGCAACACCACTTTCTCGGGCTGCGTCAGCGATGTGAAAATCACTAACGGCGACAAGAACGACACCTACTGCGCCGCAGGAATGGTGCGCGCAGCATACAGCAAAGGCAAAATCACCTTCAAAGACTGCATCGTGGCCGGCGACCTCAATGGCACCACCGACAACAGCAGGCAGGGCATGGGCGGATTTGTATGCGGTCAGGCAGACGACGCCACCTGCACCTTCGACAACTGCCTCTACACCGGCACGAACAATTCCAAGGGCGGCTACACCTTCGCCCCGAACCCCACGCTCAACAACTGCTACTACCTCAACCCCTGCGGCACAGCACAGGGTGAGCGGATAGTCGAGAAGCAACTCAAGAGCGGCGAGGTGACAAAGAAGTTGCAAGGCGACCGTACCGACAGCTGCCACTGGGCACAGGTGCTGGGCGAGTGGCCGGGCCTTTACTGCGAGACCGACAAGGCGAAGCCGAACTATGTGTATTATAACAAGGAAAACAACGGCTGGACGTGCGACGACTTCCGCCTCACCGACGGACAGTCGCTGCCCATCGGGCTCGACTTCACCGCCGCGAAGGCAAGCTACGAGCGCACCCTCGCCGCCGGCAAGGCCACGCTCTGCCTGCCCTACGACCTGCCCGTGCAGGGCTTCAAGGCCTACACCCTTGCCGACAGACAGGAAAGCCGCACCGCGGTGCACTTCAAGGAGGTAAACGGCACGCTCGGAGCCTACAGGCCCTACCTGCTCGTGGCTGACGGCACGCCACAGCTCGGCGGAGAGAACCTGCAGGTGAAGGCCGACCGTAGCAGCATCGTCCTATCTGCCGGCAACTACTACTTCAAGGGTGCGGTGCATGACGTGGTGAACTGGTGGCTCACTTCCGATCACGCCTACATCCTGCAGGCCGACGGCCTGTTCCACAAGGTAACGTCCAACAACCCCTCCGTCACGGTGCCTGCCTACCGCGCCTACATCAGCTACAACAGCCATGAGGGTGCCAAGCGGCTCTCCATCGTCTTCGATGGCGAGACCACGGGCATCTACGGCACGACGGACGGTGCGACAGACGGTGCGGCAGACGGTGCGGTGTACAACCTCCAGGGACAGCGCGTGGCCGACCGCCTCGACGACAGCGTGCGCCGACAGATTCCCACCGGCGTGTATATCGTCAATGGTCGCAAGGTGATAGTGAAATAA
- a CDS encoding helix-turn-helix transcriptional regulator, producing the protein MIIHFLTEKVSAFLRSRTTNTIERHRVIVYLLHSVLVVTVISLQFMGLGGSQEALPQTMSGIHLAMCLLSLSLYLTRRLTLSKAFSLVALVAQCTIAVRFFYFATVRPDHFLQLILINQITSLLAIFFLVLSFVRLTPFIVSAISVVSYGCVAAYLQEPSLWRLFGFFLFVQFFLCTLGELLRYNVMSVTKENTDLHHRETTLMRAVRLNKREIEAYLRMSSNDHPSPEDTDCLFSMLKPKSQRNLVNAVRLHLKKHLMDDCDLGHHFPCLTKSETDVCRLILAGKKRSEIGLLLDKTENNVDVTRNHIRKKLNVPTDQDLQKFLINLLIEKEYSKKEEINK; encoded by the coding sequence ATGATCATTCATTTTCTCACAGAAAAGGTATCGGCATTCCTACGGTCGCGCACTACAAACACCATTGAGCGGCACCGCGTCATCGTGTATTTGCTCCACTCTGTACTCGTTGTTACCGTCATCTCCTTGCAGTTCATGGGGCTTGGAGGTTCGCAGGAAGCGTTGCCCCAGACGATGAGCGGCATCCATCTGGCGATGTGCCTCCTTTCGCTGTCGCTCTACCTCACGCGGCGGCTGACGCTTTCCAAGGCTTTTTCACTCGTGGCGCTCGTGGCACAGTGTACCATCGCCGTGCGCTTCTTTTATTTCGCTACGGTGCGCCCCGACCATTTTCTGCAGCTCATCCTTATCAATCAGATAACATCCCTGCTGGCAATCTTCTTCCTTGTGTTGAGCTTTGTCCGGCTCACCCCCTTTATCGTCTCTGCTATCAGTGTGGTTAGCTACGGTTGTGTGGCAGCCTATCTTCAAGAGCCTTCGCTTTGGCGCCTGTTCGGTTTCTTCCTCTTCGTGCAGTTTTTCCTCTGCACGCTGGGCGAACTGCTGCGATATAATGTGATGAGTGTAACGAAGGAAAATACCGATTTGCATCACCGTGAGACGACACTGATGCGCGCCGTCAGACTGAATAAACGGGAAATAGAGGCCTACCTGCGCATGAGCAGCAACGACCACCCATCGCCCGAGGACACCGACTGCCTGTTTTCCATGCTCAAGCCGAAATCGCAACGGAACCTCGTCAACGCCGTGCGCCTGCATCTGAAAAAACACTTGATGGATGACTGCGATCTGGGACACCACTTTCCCTGTCTGACTAAATCAGAAACGGATGTGTGCCGCCTCATTCTCGCGGGAAAGAAGCGGAGCGAAATCGGCCTACTACTCGACAAAACCGAAAACAACGTCGACGTGACGCGTAACCACATCCGCAAGAAACTCAATGTACCCACTGACCAAGACTTGCAGAAATTTCTCATCAATTTATTGATAGAAAAAGAATATTCGAAAAAGGAGGAAATAAATAAATAA